A segment of the uncultured Methanobrevibacter sp. genome:
ATTTCACGTGCCAATGTCATGAACATCGCAAATAATCCTAAATAAATTGAGATAAATAAAATCTTTAATGAACTTGTAGCACAAGCTATTACAACACCGGCAATTACAAAACAGAAACCTGTTAAAGTAGCTACAGTAAGATTTCCAACCAGTGGCATTGCCTTTAAGTTTCTAGCATAAAGATACATTATGAATGCAGCAGGAATGACAATTATAGATGGCCAAATTGAATTTACTAAATAGCTGTCAACAAGACTTAAAAGAATTCCTATTCCAAAGAGGACATAAGAATAATTTCTTGCATTTTCAAGACTGATTCTTCCTGACGGAATAGGTCGATTAGGCTTGTTTATTTCATCTATCTTTACATCAAAAACGTCGTTGATAGTATTTCCTGCACCAGTGCAGACAAAAACAATTATTGCACAGATGATTATAGGCAAATCATAATAATGTCCCACAAACATCATCAATATTACAGCAATAGCTGCCATAAGTGCATTTCCTGGACGGATAATTTCTAAATAAGCATTCATTTTATTTCCTCAATTTTAATTCTAAATATTTATCTCCTAAATAAATTTATAATTTTATAAGTATAAATCTTTTATTTTTTAATATTAAAGTTGCAAATTTATTAAAATTGCAAATTTATAATTCATTCAGTAAATCAGCGAATTTTTTAGCCATGTTTTCCATGGAATAATCTTCAATATTGATGTCTGAATTCAATTCAACAGTTCCATTTTCAATGAATTCATTATAAATGTCCAATAAGGCGTCTTTAGTTGATTCCAAGCTTGAAACATGATATCCGACTTTAGTTTCCTCAATCAGATCCTTCAGGGAACCTTCCTTGTATCCAATTGATAAAACAGGTTTCTTCAATGCGAAATATTCATAAATCTTTCCTGGAATAAACATCTTTTCCTTTTCATTATCCCAAGATATAAGAAGAAGAACATCACTATTCAATTGCTTTTTCAACACTTCCTCATGAGCTATTTTACCGCCAATATGAACGATATCCAAAAGACCATAACGCTTAGCTATTTCTTCCAAACTAGTGCTGTCACCGTAAAATTCGATTGAAATTTTAGATGAATCCAATTTATTCTCATCCTCCAATTGGCGAATAGCTTCAAATAAATAACTTGGGTCTCTTTTACCCCCATACAAAGATCCTGCATAAATAAATTTCAATTTTTCTGAAGAGTCACTGGAAAAATCATCCTTCTTAGAAACTAATTCCCCTAAAAACTTAAAGTCATCCTTGTCATAACCTGATAAAATCGGGACTATCCTATTCTTCGGATGTAAAGTGGCTAATGTCTTAGCAGCCAAATCTGTAGTAGTTGTTAAAGCATCTACATTTTCAAATGTCTTCAATTCCAATCTTTTTTCAAAATAATTTCTTATGGAAGTATGTGAAACATATGGGTTCAAATTCCAAAGATCCCTTAAGTCTGCTATCCAAGGGAGATTATACTTTTCATTTAAATCCTTTGCAATTGTATGACATGTTATAGGCCATGAAGAGCTTATGATAGCATCAATTTCTTCCTCTTCAATTACTTTAGAAGCTTCCTCAAATGCAGATTCATGCCAGTATTTCATTCCATCAGGAAATGCAAATACTTCACCCGCCATTGAAATGGCCTTTGAAGCAATTGGATTGGAATAAGAAGTGGAATCCTTTAACTTTTCATCATTAAATTCTATAGAATCTTTAGAATCATTGTAATCAGTGAAATCAGTTGATTTAGATTTCTTGAATTTATTGGTAAAATGACTGAACATATCCTCATATTCAGTGAAAATGATTCTGCAATTCAAATCATCGTTTTCCTTTGGAATGAAACCTAAATCCGGGACAATCACTATAGGCTCCCATCCAAATTGAGGCAAATATTTTGCGAGTGCCCTTAAACGCTTTGAAGCAATTTCATTCACTTGATTAAAGTAAAATGCTATTAAAATCACTTTTTTCATTTAACCACCGAATTGAAGACTTAATCTAAATAGTTTACCATGTAAAATTATTATTTCAATAGAACATCGTCATTTTTTTTGAAAAGATTTATATAAACAAATGTTAATATATTAAAGTAATATGATTAATATTTATTTTTATTCAATAATATTTATATAAATTTTTAAAAAAAAACAAAAATACTTTAATTTAATCATTAACTAAATTAGAAAATCAAAAATTAGAATTATTATATACTGGTGAAAATATGAGCAAGATTAAAATAGCTGTAGTAGGAATTGGAAACTGCGCAAGTTCTCTTATACAAGGAATCTATTACTATAAAGATAAGAATCCTGAAGATGCAATTGGTCTCATGCACTGGAAAATTGGTGACTGGGACCCAACTGACATTGAAGTAGTGGCTGCTTTTGATATTGATGCAAGAAAAGTTGGAAAAACTGTTGATGAAGCAATCTTTGCAAAACCAAATTGTACCACTGTTTTCCAAGCAGAAATACCAAAAAGTGATGTAGTTGTCCAAATGGGACCTGTACTTGATGGTGTCAGTGAACATATGGCAGAATTTGAAGATGATTATACCTTTGTAGTAGCTGATGAAGAACCAGTAGACGTTGTTGAAGTCTTAAAAGAAAGTGGAGCAGAAATATTACTCAGTTATTTACCAGTAGGTTCTGAAGAAGCTGCAAGATTCTATTCACAATGTGCATTAGATGCAGAAATTGCTTATATTAATTGTATGCCAGTGTTTATTGTAAGTGACCCAGAATGGGATGCAAAATTCAGAGAAAAAGGCCTCCCTGCTGTTGGTGACGACATTAAAGCACAAATTGGTGCAACCATTACACACAGAACTTTAAGTAACTTGTTTAAAGAAAGAGGTGTCAAATTGATTCACACCTACCAAATCAACACTGGTGGAAACACTGACTTCTTAAACATGCTAAACAGAAAACGTTTAGACTCTAAAAAAGAATCTAAAACTGAAGCTGTTCAATCAGTACTTGCAGAAAGAATGGACCCTCATGACATTCACATTGGTCCAAGTGATTATGTACCATGGCAAAAAGACAACAAGATCTGTTTCTTAAGAATGGAAGGTAAAACCTTTGGTGACGTGCCAATGGACATAGAACTCAGATTAAGTGTAGAAGATTCTCCAAACTCTGCAGGATGTGTAATTGACGCTATTCGTTGCTGTAAATTAGGACTTGAAAGAGGAATTGGTGGACAATTAACTTCAATTTCATCTTATGTTATGAAACACCCTCCAATCCAATTTACTGATGATGAAGCAGCAGCTAATGTTGAAGCATTCATTAATGGAGAAATTGAACGTTAAGAATTTATTCTTAACTTTTACTTTTTTTATTTTTTTAATAACTTTCTTTTTTTTTACGAATTGTCCTTATTTTACTTTTTTATAAACTTTTTTGATCCAATACTTTAATAAATTTACTCTATTTTTAAATCACAATTAAATTTAACTAAAAATAGATAACTTTTATTAGTAGTTATAACAATAAATAATAATATAATGTAATATAATCGTATGTGATTTAGAAATAATAAATAGAAATTTATTTAAAATCAAAAACGTGATTTTGAATTAAATTTATCATGATATGTAAAAATTTTAGTGAGGTGTAAAGATGAAAGTGAAAATAACAGAAACCGCATTCAGAGATGCTCACCAATCCCTTTTAGCAACCAGAATGAGAACAAGAGACATGGTTCCTATTATTGAAGAAATGGATAAAGTGGGATATCATGCAATAGAAGCATGGGGTGGAGCTACCTTTGATACTTGTATAAGATTTTTAAACGAAGACCCATGGGAAAGATTAAGAATATTGAAGGAAAACTTTACTGAAACTCCCTTGCAAATGCTCCTTAGAGGTCAAAACTTACTCGGATACAAACATTATGCTGATGACATTGTAACTAAATTTGTAGAAAAATCCTATGAAAACGGTATTGACATCTTTAGGATTTTCGATGCAATGAACGATATAAGGAATATGCAACAATCCATTAAAGTAGCTAAAGAACAAGGGGCTCATGTTCAAGGAACTATCAGCTACACCATTAGCCCAGTTCATACCATTGACAAATTCGTAGAGTTTGCAAAAGAACTTGAAGCATTAGAGTGTGATTCAATAGCTATTAAGGATATGGCTGGTTTAATCACCCCATCCGTTGTATTCGAATTGGTTACAAGATTAAAAGAAGAAACTGATCTATTAGTTAATTTACACTCACATTGTACCAGTGGTATGACTCCTATCAGTTACTATGCTGCATGTCAAGCAGGTGTTGACATTTTAGACACCGCTATTTCACCTATCGCTTGGGGTACTTCACAACCTCCAACAGAAAGTATTGTAGCATCCTTACAAGGTACTGAATTCGACACTGGTCTTGATTTAAAAGCATTAAACCAAATTAAAAAGTATTTCGAAACCCTTAGGGAAAAATACGAAGGATACATAGATCCTATTAGTGAAAGAATCGACACTGATGTATTGATGTACCAAATCCCTGGTGGAATGCTTTCAAACTTAATTTCACAATTAAAACAGCAAAATGCATTAGACAGATACCAAGATGTATTGGAAGAAATGCCTCGTGTAAGAAAGGATATGGGATACCCTCCACTTGTAACTCCTACAAGCCAAATCGTTGGTATTCAAGCTGTAATGAACGTTATAAATGGAGAAAGATACAAAATCGTTTCTAACGAAGTTAAAGATTACATGAAAGGTTTCTATGGACGTGCTCCAGCACCAATCAATCAGGAAATCGCTAAAAAGATTATTGGTGATGAAGAGCCTATTACCTGCAGACCTGCAGATTTAATTGAACCGGAATATGAAAACTTCAAAAAAGAAGGTGAAGATTTAGGAATCATCAAGAAAGAGGAAGATGTGCTTACTCTTGCAATGTTACCTCCAGTCGCTAAACAATTCCTTAAAGGCGAACTTGAAGAAGAAGCATTCCCAGAAGTCCATATTGGAAGTTCCAGTGACGATGACTTAAGTGCTATTCCAACAGAATACTCTGTAGAAGTGGATGGAGATATCTTTGATGTTAAAATCATGCCTACAGGATACATGCAAATAGGACAACAAGGCTCTGGAGACATCGGCCCAATTCCTGGTGCATTAACTGCATCCATGCAAGGTATGGTACTTAAAATCAAAGTAAACACTGGAGATAAAGTCCAAAAAGGTACTGTAGTGGCAGTTCTTGAAGCTATGAAAATGGAAAACGATATCTACGCTGAAGAAGAAGGTATTGTAGAACAAATTTTCGTAGAAGAAGGTGACACTGTCAACGCAGGTGACAACTTAATGTTGATTAAACCTTTAGACGAATAATGGTAATTATTTACCATTATCTTTTTATTTTTTTTAGATTGATTTAATGTTCATTAGATTTAATCTCTTTACACCCTATTTAAAATTAAATGCTCCTTCTAAAATTAAAATCTCCTATTTAAAATTAAACAAACTATTTTTAAGAATTTATTTTCAAAACATCTGGTAAAAAGAAACTCATATAATGCCCAATTAATTCGTAAAATATGAAACTATTATATGGATGATAAAAAAATAAATGGACAATGATAGCATTATCCATTTCCAATTCCTAAAAAGAAATAATTATAAGTATTTTCTAAAGTGTCTGGAGCCATCCAAGGATATGTTTTAGCCAAGTATTCCTTTATCTCATCTGACCTGGTAATGACATCCGCCTTATTTGCAAATTTCTGAGACCTGAAATAATCATTCAAATCATCGCTGATTTCACGGGATTCCTCATACAAATGCTCTAAATGTGCAGGGGGAATATGAGGCAATATCTCCCTAAGAATATCAATAGGAATCAAATCAAAATGGTTTGCAATTGCAAAATTAAAAATAACATTCAATATAAGATCTTTGGTATTGAGAACAACCCTTCTTGGAATGGATTCCGCTTGTTCCTTAGAAATGACACCATCTTTTAAAGCCCTCTCTACATCTGTTTCAACGACAATCTGAAAAGACCTATTGTACTTTCCTTGTCTTAAACGAATGGCAAATAAAACCATACAAAGAACAGACAAGACTGCAAATATCAATGAAATGAATGAAACCAAACCAGATTGGAGCTTAAATTCATTATAAATCAATATTACAAGAGCCAATAATATAAATAATCTTGATAAAAATGCTAAATCTATTCTTGGAATTCTCATATTTTCACATATAATAATTACTGTTAGTCCATATTTAAGAATTTCTTTTTAAACTAACAATTTTTGCATAAATATATTTTCTACTCTCTTTCTTTACTCTATATTCTTTAACTCTCTATTCTTTACTCTCTGTTGTTTTCCAAATAATCACGAATCATTGTGTTTGCAACATCCCTAATTTCAATTAAAGGAATGTCCTGCTCTACAGAGATTCTGCGTAAATCCTCATATTCCGGCCTATGAGAAATAATTTCATCTCCGATCAAGCCTATCTTAAAGTTGATTGTGTAAATATGATTGCCAACATTAATATCCAAAGGAACAAATTGCCTTTCAGCCACTCCTCTATGAGTGTTTTCAGAGACTCTAATACCTAAAGTACCTGTTTCCTTAAAGAGGATATTAACCAAATGGTCAACCAAATCAGGTTTGGAAATAATTTTAATTAAATGTCCCGGCCTATTTTTCTTCATTGTAATAGGCACCATTGAAACATCAGATGCCCCTTCAATCAACAACAAGTCAAACAGGAATCCCAATTCTTCACCGGACATATGGTCAATATTGGTTTCGATTACAGAGACCTTATGTTTTCCATTGGCATTCTTGGATTTGATGATTCTTAAAACATTAGGGAAATCGAATTCCTTTGAGCCGCAACCGTATGCAATCTCTTCAGGAGACATCATAGGGGCAAATTCCAAAAATTCGTCACAGAACTCCATATACAAAGCACAACCTGTAGGTGTTGCTAGTTCAGAATTTACCGGCCCTCCAATGCATTTAGCTTCTCCCTTTGAGAAATCACTGAAATTGCCATCATTTAATCCTTTGAGAATATCCAAGCTTGCAGGAGCTGGGACAGGAATTCTTCCATGGGCAGTTTCAACTACTCCCCCACCAACAGCAATAGGAAGACCAACTACCTTATCATTATCCATTCCCAAATCAAAGTAAGCACAAATGGAACCTAAAACATCTGCAACAGCATCTGCAGCACCAACTTCATGGAAATGAACTTCTTCAAGGCTTTTGCCATGGACGCTGGACTCTGAAATAGCTATTCTTTTAAATACCTTTTTAGCCATTTCAACCATTTCATCAGTTAAATTTTCAATATCTGCATATTTCAAGAGATCAATTTTTTCCATAAAATCTGGAAAATGAACATGATGATTGTTTTCATTATCTTCGTCTATGGTCTTTACATTACAAAATGTAGCATCAATTCCAGACTTATTTACCTTGTTTAAGGACACTTCAACCTCACCAAAGTCAACAGCCACATCTTCCATAAGACCTTTAACCTTTTCGCCATCAGCTCCCAAATCAACAAGAGCCCCGATAATCATATTCCCAGAAATTCCTGCATTCTGAGGGTCAATAATATAAACCATAAAATTACTTCCTTAAGCTTAAATTCTAATATTAAAATTAATCTCTAAAAAATTCTCTAAAATACTATATATAATTACAATTAAATAATATTTGTTATAAAAATATATTCATTAATATTCATATAATAAATAATCAATTTTTATAGAAAACGATTAATTATAGAAAACAGTTAATAGATAAGCAATCTGAAATTAGAAAAATAAAGTATAATCTTCAAAGCAATTGAAAAGAGGAATTTAATTGTCTAAAAAAAGCAAAAGCAAAAAGAACAATAAGAAAATCCAAAGCATCAAAAACAAGCTTGCAAATGGTGAATTGATTAAAAACGAAGATGCTTTATACATCAATAATCCAGATTATTTTTTAACATTCAGTGATTTGGAAATAAGTGATGGGATTGACATTATAGAAAATATCATGGTCTTGTCCGATAATTACATAAGTTTCAATAGAGAAAATGAGGATGAACCATTAAATGATGTTGAATTAATGGAAATCACTGAAGAATATAAGGAAAATAATGATATTGATGGAGGGTATATCGCTCAAAGCTTTGATAAAATAGATTTTATAAGCAATACCTATGAAGATATAACTGTCATTACTGTAATTTCCAATGACCTTGAAGTTCAGGATTTTTACAATGACCTGAAAGTGCTTAACAGCTGGAAAGGATTTGAGAATGCTAAAGTTGACTTTGGACAAATAATTCTATTGAATCATGCATTTAGTCCTAAATTGCTCATACAACTTTATAAGGTAGCAACTAAACAAAAAGCAAAATTCTTTGAATCCCTTCACTTGCCAGCCCATATTAATCATATCCTAAACAACAATGATTTCTTGGTTATTGCATCCAATCTTCCAGAAGAAACTTTAGATCAAGATTACATAATGGAAATTGGTTTAGACATTACAAATATGGAATATGAGGATGATGACATAGATTTGGATGAATTTATAGAAAGAATTGAAGATGCAGTGGTCATTAGTTGTGAGGATGCATTGGAAAAGATTAATTTAAACATTGGAATACTTGATTATCTTGTCAGCAAAGGAATCCAAATTGGAGATATGATTGAAGTTGGAATGAGTCTTTTGGAAAACATTGAAGAAAGTGAGGAGTTGAAAGAAAGATTTGAAAAGCAATTGCTTAAGTCAATAAGCGATAATAACATCAATGCACTATTGATTTCAGCAATTGGACTTGAGGAAGACCTTCAAAAAGGAAGAGTCCGTGAAATAAACCTAAATGAAAAATTAGTTCATTTCTATCCTGATGAGCTTATCGGCGCAACAATTGCAAACCAAATCGCTGGAACAAAAGCTTTACTGAATTTCAGAAGATACTCAAAAGAAAAGCCAGGCATCTTATACGGCTTAGGACCAATTTTATCAAACACATTTGCGGGTTTGATTGCAGGATGCATGACAAAAATACTCGAAGAATAAATTTCTAATGATTATTGATGATTTATTAAAGAATTGATGGATTTGAAAATATGAAAGATCAAAATAATGATGACTACTTTGAAAAACAA
Coding sequences within it:
- a CDS encoding inositol-3-phosphate synthase, with the translated sequence MSKIKIAVVGIGNCASSLIQGIYYYKDKNPEDAIGLMHWKIGDWDPTDIEVVAAFDIDARKVGKTVDEAIFAKPNCTTVFQAEIPKSDVVVQMGPVLDGVSEHMAEFEDDYTFVVADEEPVDVVEVLKESGAEILLSYLPVGSEEAARFYSQCALDAEIAYINCMPVFIVSDPEWDAKFREKGLPAVGDDIKAQIGATITHRTLSNLFKERGVKLIHTYQINTGGNTDFLNMLNRKRLDSKKESKTEAVQSVLAERMDPHDIHIGPSDYVPWQKDNKICFLRMEGKTFGDVPMDIELRLSVEDSPNSAGCVIDAIRCCKLGLERGIGGQLTSISSYVMKHPPIQFTDDEAAANVEAFINGEIER
- a CDS encoding phosphatidylglycerophosphatase, which gives rise to MSKKSKSKKNNKKIQSIKNKLANGELIKNEDALYINNPDYFLTFSDLEISDGIDIIENIMVLSDNYISFNRENEDEPLNDVELMEITEEYKENNDIDGGYIAQSFDKIDFISNTYEDITVITVISNDLEVQDFYNDLKVLNSWKGFENAKVDFGQIILLNHAFSPKLLIQLYKVATKQKAKFFESLHLPAHINHILNNNDFLVIASNLPEETLDQDYIMEIGLDITNMEYEDDDIDLDEFIERIEDAVVISCEDALEKINLNIGILDYLVSKGIQIGDMIEVGMSLLENIEESEELKERFEKQLLKSISDNNINALLISAIGLEEDLQKGRVREINLNEKLVHFYPDELIGATIANQIAGTKALLNFRRYSKEKPGILYGLGPILSNTFAGLIAGCMTKILEE
- a CDS encoding glycosyltransferase; its protein translation is MKKVILIAFYFNQVNEIASKRLRALAKYLPQFGWEPIVIVPDLGFIPKENDDLNCRIIFTEYEDMFSHFTNKFKKSKSTDFTDYNDSKDSIEFNDEKLKDSTSYSNPIASKAISMAGEVFAFPDGMKYWHESAFEEASKVIEEEEIDAIISSSWPITCHTIAKDLNEKYNLPWIADLRDLWNLNPYVSHTSIRNYFEKRLELKTFENVDALTTTTDLAAKTLATLHPKNRIVPILSGYDKDDFKFLGELVSKKDDFSSDSSEKLKFIYAGSLYGGKRDPSYLFEAIRQLEDENKLDSSKISIEFYGDSTSLEEIAKRYGLLDIVHIGGKIAHEEVLKKQLNSDVLLLISWDNEKEKMFIPGKIYEYFALKKPVLSIGYKEGSLKDLIEETKVGYHVSSLESTKDALLDIYNEFIENGTVELNSDINIEDYSMENMAKKFADLLNEL
- the larC gene encoding nickel pincer cofactor biosynthesis protein LarC, with product MVYIIDPQNAGISGNMIIGALVDLGADGEKVKGLMEDVAVDFGEVEVSLNKVNKSGIDATFCNVKTIDEDNENNHHVHFPDFMEKIDLLKYADIENLTDEMVEMAKKVFKRIAISESSVHGKSLEEVHFHEVGAADAVADVLGSICAYFDLGMDNDKVVGLPIAVGGGVVETAHGRIPVPAPASLDILKGLNDGNFSDFSKGEAKCIGGPVNSELATPTGCALYMEFCDEFLEFAPMMSPEEIAYGCGSKEFDFPNVLRIIKSKNANGKHKVSVIETNIDHMSGEELGFLFDLLLIEGASDVSMVPITMKKNRPGHLIKIISKPDLVDHLVNILFKETGTLGIRVSENTHRGVAERQFVPLDINVGNHIYTINFKIGLIGDEIISHRPEYEDLRRISVEQDIPLIEIRDVANTMIRDYLENNRE
- the oadA gene encoding sodium-extruding oxaloacetate decarboxylase subunit alpha codes for the protein MKVKITETAFRDAHQSLLATRMRTRDMVPIIEEMDKVGYHAIEAWGGATFDTCIRFLNEDPWERLRILKENFTETPLQMLLRGQNLLGYKHYADDIVTKFVEKSYENGIDIFRIFDAMNDIRNMQQSIKVAKEQGAHVQGTISYTISPVHTIDKFVEFAKELEALECDSIAIKDMAGLITPSVVFELVTRLKEETDLLVNLHSHCTSGMTPISYYAACQAGVDILDTAISPIAWGTSQPPTESIVASLQGTEFDTGLDLKALNQIKKYFETLREKYEGYIDPISERIDTDVLMYQIPGGMLSNLISQLKQQNALDRYQDVLEEMPRVRKDMGYPPLVTPTSQIVGIQAVMNVINGERYKIVSNEVKDYMKGFYGRAPAPINQEIAKKIIGDEEPITCRPADLIEPEYENFKKEGEDLGIIKKEEDVLTLAMLPPVAKQFLKGELEEEAFPEVHIGSSSDDDLSAIPTEYSVEVDGDIFDVKIMPTGYMQIGQQGSGDIGPIPGALTASMQGMVLKIKVNTGDKVQKGTVVAVLEAMKMENDIYAEEEGIVEQIFVEEGDTVNAGDNLMLIKPLDE
- a CDS encoding UbiA family prenyltransferase, yielding MNAYLEIIRPGNALMAAIAVILMMFVGHYYDLPIIICAIIVFVCTGAGNTINDVFDVKIDEINKPNRPIPSGRISLENARNYSYVLFGIGILLSLVDSYLVNSIWPSIIVIPAAFIMYLYARNLKAMPLVGNLTVATLTGFCFVIAGVVIACATSSLKILFISIYLGLFAMFMTLAREIVKDMEDIEGDKQEGARTFPILYGKKIPSIISIILIVVTTLMCPILYIFKIFNIGYMVIMIIPIIIFLYSAYSLKLNPPEETCAKVSKNLKIAMLISFVAFVVGSFNVFSFV